The Astatotilapia calliptera chromosome 2, fAstCal1.2, whole genome shotgun sequence genome includes a window with the following:
- the zic3 gene encoding zinc finger protein ZIC 3, protein MTMLLDSGPQFASLGVGGFGTPRHHEIGNRDPSLGLNPFSDSSHSAAFKISPVAHDIASSQTSAFTPQASGYAAALGHSHGGQVGSYGGGAFNSTRDFLFRNRSVGESTAPSTQHGIFAASAGSLHGPPGITDNPGHLLFPGLHDQGVSHTSSSGHVVNSQMHLGLRGDIFGRPDPYRPVASPRTDHYGAQLHNYNHPINMNMGMNVPTHHGPGAFFRYMRQPIKQELSCKWIDENQMNRPKKTCDRTFSTMHEMVTHVSMEHVGGPEQSNHVCYWEDCPREGKSFKAKYKLVNHIRVHTGEKPFPCPFPGCGKIFARSENLKIHKRTHTGEKPFKCEFDGCDRRFANSSDRKKHMHVHTSDKPYICKVCDKSYTHPSSLRKHMKVHESQGSESSPAASSGYESSTPPVLVSASTEDPTKTPPSAVQNTSGHSEGLAPNFNEWYV, encoded by the exons ATGACTATGCTTCTTGATAGCGGTCCGCAGTTTGCATCGTTAGGAGTGGGGGGCTTCGGGACGCCGCGGCACCACGAAATCGGGAACAGAGACCCTAGTCTGGGACTGAATCCCTTCAGTGATTCCTCCCACTCCGCTGCTTTTAAAATCAGCCCCGTGGCTCACGATATCGCTTCCAGCCAGACATCAGCTTTCACACCGCAAGCCAGTGGATATGCAGCTGCACTGGGACACTCTCACGGCGGGCAGGTGGGCTCGTACGGCGGGGGAGCTTTCAATTCAACACGAGACTTTCTCTTCCGGAACCGGAGCGTTGGAGAGTCCACAGCTCCGAGCACCCAGCATGGGATCTTTGCAGCTTCGGCGGGGAGCCTCCACGGGCCGCCCGGGATCACCGATAACCCAGGACATTTGTTGTTTCCAGGACTTCATGACCAGGGAGTGAGCCACACTTCATCCAGTGGACATGTTGTTAACAGCCAAATGCATCTTGGCTTGCGCGGGGACATTTTCGGCAGACCTGATCCGTATCGTCCTGTAGCGAGCCCTCGGACAGACCACTACGGGGCTCAGCtccacaactacaaccaccccATCAACATGAATATGGGGATGAATGTGCCGACACACCACGGTCCGGGAGCCTTCTTTAGATACATGAGGCAACCGATCAAGCAAGAATTATCATGCAAATGGATAGACGAGAACCAGATGAACAGACCCAAAAAGACTTGCGACAGGACTTTCAGCACCATGCACGAGATGGTCACTCATGTGTCCATGGAGCACGTCGGCGGCCCCGAGCAGAGCAACCACGTCTGCTACTGGGAGGACTGCCCGAGAGAAGGGAAATCTTTTAAGGCCAAGTACAAACTCGTCAATCACATCCGTGTGCACACGGGCGAGAAACCGTTCCCATGCCCGTTCCCCGGATGCGGGAAAATATTCGCCAGATCGGAAAACctgaaaatacacaaaagaaCACATACAG GTGAGAAGCCGTTTAAGTGTGAATTTGATGGCTGTGACAGACGCTTCGCCAACAGCAGCGACAGGAAAAAGcacatgcatgtgcacacaTCAGACAAGCCATACATCTGCAAAGTGTGCGACAAGTCATACACACACCCTAGCTCTCTCAGGAAACACATGAAG GTTCATGAGTCTCAAGGATCTGAATCGTCTCCAGCAGCAAGCTCCGGATACGAGTCGTCCACACCGCCAGTCCTGGTCTCAGCCAGCACTGAGGACCCGACAAAAACGCCGCCGTCAGCCGTACAAAACACGTCTGGTCACAGCGAAGGACTGGCACCCAACTTTAATGAATGGTACGTTTGA
- the zic6 gene encoding zic family member 6 yields MTSLSRFSGCPLSCVNPGESNTEPSVVLPPLAGEHMGHPTGSSLKLCPSHNLRDYPETRSSAYVDHSVPNFSDSGYPSHRLEHSPRGIIIGANLSGAGMPPVTDQLASRPNQHGGIGRYRDFHGYRDNRNHTFFTSYQEQAHASSDASRDLGSQMMLGLPGDLLTRTHPYGQTISPKGNSQQLVTQFLGLYKPLNMAIQRGGGDAFLRCSKQTVKHELVCKWSDGQEGAGKLPCSRAFGTMYELVTHVTVEHVGGPEHSEYVCHWENCVRDRKPFKAKYKLVNHVRVHTGEKPFPCPFHGCEKVFARSENLKIHKRTHTGEKPFKCEFEGCNRRFANSSDRKKHSHVHSSDKPYMCKVRGCDKCYTHPSSLRKHMKLHCNKTQVAKDGDARPGGGGHIAEGRSSRVSDGTQISPTHPPTSSQDVPLSPESRDEPTPRSRFHHTFDSSLDYSTHRSQPLLDPLLLQRGSYRPQSSQYPCSQTGHAFAQSSRTFSPASSFQKSIVNGWYTCHSGVDSFPPKQCNNIPSL; encoded by the exons ATGACAAGCCTTTCGAGGTTTAGTGGCTGCCCTCTCTCTTGCGTCAACCCCGGGGAGAGCAATACTGAACCCAGCGTGGTGCTGCCACCTTTGGCAGGAGAGCACATGGGACACCCCACTGGCAGTTCCTTAAAACTCTGCCCCTCGCACAATTTGCGAGACTACCCAGAGACGAGGTCCAGTGCATATGTTGACCATTCGGTTCCCAATTTTTCAGACTCTGGATACCCCAGTCACCGGTTAGAGCACAGCCCTAGGGGCATTATCATTGGAGCCAATCTTTCTGGAGCCGGCATGCCACCCGTCACTGATCAACTGGCATCAAGACCTAACCAACATGGAGGGATTGGACGCTATCGTGACTTTCATGGCTACAGAGACAACAGAAACCATACTTTTTTCACAAGTTATCAGGAGCAGGCCCATGCGTCCTCCGACGCATCTCGAGATCTCGGCAGCCAGATGATGCTGGGTCTGCCTGGCGACCTCCTCACCCGGACTCACCCGTACGGCCAAACTATCAGCCCCAAGGGAAACAGCCAGCAACTTGTCACTCAGTTCCTGGGTCTGTACAAACCCCTGAACATGGCAATTCAGCGTGGAGGAGGAGACGCTTTCCTCAGGTGctcaaaacaaacagtaaagcaTGAGCTGGTGTGCAAGTGGAGTGACGGCCAAGAGGGGGCTGGAAAGCTGCCTTGCTCCAGAGCCTTCGGGACCATGTATGAACTTGTCACCCATGTGACAGTGGAGCATGTCGGAGGACCTGAGCACTCTGAATATGTGTGTCACTGGGAGAATTGTGTGAGAGACAGGAAGCCTTTCAAAGCCAAATACAAGCTGGTGAACCACGTCAGAGTCCACACAGGGGAAAAGCCATTTCCCTGCCCATTTCACGGCTGTGAGAAAGTTTTTGCAAGATCAGAAAATCTAAAGATCCACAAGAGGACTCACACAG GTGAAAAACCTTTTAAATGTGAGTTCGAGGGCTGCAACCGGAGGTTTGCGAACAGCAGCGACAGAAAGAAGCATTCACATGTGCACTCCAGTGATAAACCCTACATGTGCAAGGTCAGGGGCTGCGACAAGTGTTACACCCACCCAAGCTCCCTGCGAAAACATATGAAACTCCACTGCAACAAGACCCAAGTCGCCAAAGACGGCGACGCGCGTCCTGGTGGTGGGGGTCACATTGCGGAGGGCAGGTCAAGCCGAGTCTCGGATGGAACCCAGATCAGCCCCACTCATCCACCCACCTCATCTCAAGATGTCCCCTTGTCCCCAGAGAGTCGAGACGAGCCGACCCCGAGGTCACGTTTCCATCACACATTTGACAGCAGTTTGGACTACTCAACACACAGGTCACAGCCCCTCTTGGACCCTTTGTTGTTACAGAGAGGCAGCTACAGGCCTCAGTCCTCCCAGTACCCCTGCAGCCAGACAGGTCACGCTTTTGCCCAGAGCTCAAGGACTTTCTCCCCTGCTTCTTCCTTTCAGAAAAGTATTGTTAATGGATGGTACACATGCCACAGCGGCGTGGACTCTTTCCCACCAAAGCAATGCAATAACATCCCGTCTCTCTGA